One genomic region from Parachlamydia acanthamoebae encodes:
- a CDS encoding protein kinase domain-containing protein, whose amino-acid sequence MVLEPNTEEVQFQIGPYQVLKSINQGEKGDIFLVYDPVNKRKVALKRLFKTSKNTHYYKQFLNEAHLTSELSHSSIISIYSIVDEKDQVYYTMPYIEGETLKELIKSAQQREIDGLPLNAKHSVTTFVHYFLKICQAVAYAYSKEILHCDLKPSNVLIGVFGDVRVFDWGLAISTKQIKSSHKKTKTIAGTIIYLAPEVALGGSPSIQSEVYALGLILYEILTLRYPFHRENLHEYYQNMYKESLVDPVYVSVNRHIPPLLSQMAMKCLAESPEKRYQSVEEIIEALEMYLQMRPGWIQIADMETSVWDIKEEISIAGHVKSLVISQPLFTESKLEAQIQLNEDSDGIGFLLGIAAPKKENFNTCDFIWISCDDQNKSVELWHLPKLVFKNPEVSLKREVTYQFRIENTKESLCLYVNDRLLLSHAHYVPQKGTHMGLYLSSTDFIDEIKLFVDCKYFAEDPLGLGNYFLAHHQYQAALEKYKSVDTNSEIGNEASFMAGITLLEEAKNHESSKVKEALRIFEKLLATSAAPLGYLGHTLVYQWLNDLEKEMQAFTKGLTAFSHHPLIAILQQHLEDRIHETIFDAQKHGQFILIALICLPTERLLKFKNLFRSLKHRLKPLYFIEETELAEADDAYQYQSLAIHLAFLLAKPQQVDEILIALISSAYTLLPLFEQGLMALIELGFWECAREKIEMLSQQFLGVQAIAHLRWIKEAINIHRKEDIRLSFLSELPWKLSIQHLRPVFHILNELLLLRQTNVVIKTAKSLIKRHELQPEHQLKLIHLKIRAYFQDRQWDLAEELLQQHFNETHADYPFLMSCLRHMREDVPSGVSKIREEMSLWEKRQIYRDYILFFQCVQDAKKEQRYRVLERETWMGKGIF is encoded by the coding sequence ATGGTTTTAGAACCTAACACAGAGGAAGTCCAATTTCAAATTGGCCCCTATCAGGTGCTAAAAAGCATTAATCAAGGAGAAAAAGGGGACATTTTTCTTGTTTACGATCCTGTTAACAAACGCAAAGTTGCTCTAAAACGTCTTTTTAAAACCAGTAAAAATACACATTATTATAAGCAATTTTTAAACGAGGCGCACCTTACTTCGGAGCTTTCCCATTCTTCTATTATTAGCATTTATTCGATTGTGGATGAAAAGGATCAAGTCTATTACACCATGCCTTATATTGAAGGTGAAACACTTAAAGAATTGATAAAAAGTGCTCAACAAAGAGAGATCGACGGACTTCCGCTAAATGCCAAACATAGTGTAACCACATTCGTTCACTATTTTCTTAAAATTTGTCAAGCTGTCGCCTATGCCTATTCAAAAGAGATTCTTCATTGCGATTTAAAACCATCCAATGTGTTGATCGGAGTTTTTGGAGATGTACGCGTTTTCGATTGGGGATTGGCAATTTCGACAAAACAAATCAAGTCTTCACATAAAAAAACAAAGACTATTGCTGGAACAATCATTTATCTAGCTCCTGAGGTTGCTTTAGGAGGATCCCCTTCTATTCAAAGTGAGGTTTATGCTTTAGGGTTAATTCTCTATGAGATTTTGACTCTACGTTATCCATTTCATAGAGAAAATCTCCATGAATATTACCAAAACATGTACAAAGAGAGTCTTGTAGATCCTGTGTACGTTTCTGTAAATCGGCACATTCCACCTCTATTATCCCAGATGGCCATGAAATGTCTTGCTGAAAGCCCTGAGAAAAGATACCAGTCTGTCGAAGAAATCATTGAAGCACTCGAAATGTATTTGCAGATGCGCCCAGGATGGATTCAAATTGCAGATATGGAAACAAGTGTATGGGATATTAAAGAGGAAATTTCGATCGCTGGGCATGTAAAATCCTTGGTGATTTCTCAGCCTTTATTTACGGAAAGCAAATTAGAAGCTCAGATTCAGCTCAATGAAGATTCGGATGGAATCGGTTTTTTGCTTGGAATAGCAGCTCCTAAAAAAGAAAATTTCAATACTTGCGACTTCATCTGGATCTCTTGTGATGACCAGAATAAGTCAGTTGAGCTCTGGCATTTACCTAAGCTTGTTTTTAAAAATCCAGAGGTCTCTCTCAAGAGAGAAGTCACTTATCAATTTCGCATAGAAAATACTAAGGAAAGCTTATGTCTTTATGTGAATGATAGACTTCTTCTCTCCCATGCACATTATGTACCTCAAAAGGGCACCCACATGGGGTTATATTTGTCTTCCACTGATTTTATTGATGAGATCAAACTTTTTGTGGATTGCAAATATTTTGCAGAGGATCCATTAGGCTTAGGAAATTATTTTTTAGCTCATCATCAGTATCAAGCTGCCTTGGAAAAATATAAGAGCGTAGATACCAATTCTGAGATAGGAAATGAAGCGAGTTTTATGGCCGGAATTACGCTTTTGGAAGAAGCAAAAAATCATGAAAGTTCAAAAGTTAAGGAAGCTTTAAGGATATTTGAGAAGTTGCTGGCGACATCTGCTGCACCTTTGGGATACTTAGGGCATACCCTTGTTTATCAATGGCTTAATGATCTAGAAAAAGAAATGCAGGCTTTTACAAAGGGATTAACAGCTTTTTCGCATCACCCTCTGATTGCCATTTTACAACAACATTTGGAAGACCGCATCCATGAGACTATTTTTGATGCTCAAAAGCATGGTCAGTTTATCTTAATCGCTCTAATCTGTCTTCCAACAGAGCGATTATTAAAATTTAAAAATCTCTTCAGATCATTAAAGCATCGCTTAAAACCCCTTTATTTTATCGAAGAAACTGAGTTAGCAGAGGCGGATGACGCATATCAATACCAGTCTCTAGCTATCCATTTAGCCTTCTTACTTGCCAAACCGCAACAAGTTGATGAAATTCTAATTGCATTAATAAGCTCGGCTTACACCCTGCTGCCGCTCTTCGAACAAGGTCTCATGGCATTGATTGAATTAGGTTTTTGGGAATGTGCTCGGGAAAAAATAGAAATGCTATCGCAGCAATTTTTAGGTGTTCAAGCGATTGCACATTTGAGATGGATAAAAGAGGCGATAAACATTCATCGTAAAGAGGATATCCGCCTCTCATTTTTATCAGAACTCCCCTGGAAATTGTCGATTCAGCATTTGCGACCTGTTTTTCATATTCTTAATGAACTTCTGCTGTTGCGGCAAACCAATGTTGTGATTAAGACAGCTAAGTCATTGATCAAAAGACATGAATTACAACCTGAGCATCAATTAAAATTGATTCACCTAAAAATTCGAGCTTACTTTCAGGATAGGCAATGGGATTTAGCGGAAGAGCTTCTTCAACAGCATTTTAATGAAACACATGCCGATTATCCTTTTTTAATGAGCTGTTTGCGCCATATGAGAGAAGACGTCCCTTCTGGGGTTTCAAAAATCCGTGAAGAGATGTCTTTATGGGAAAAAAGACAAATTTATCGTGATTATATTCTTTTTTTTCAGTGTGTTCAGGATGCAAAAAAAGAGCAAAGATATAGGGTATTAGAGAGAGAAACATGGATGGGAAAGGGAATTTTTTAG